In a genomic window of Carassius gibelio isolate Cgi1373 ecotype wild population from Czech Republic chromosome A3, carGib1.2-hapl.c, whole genome shotgun sequence:
- the LOC127953631 gene encoding uncharacterized protein LOC127953631 → MSNESALAESIGRAVLAAIQNVSTMTTTASGPPQATSAPTTYNYTPGPATPTTSTGTSYRSGSSTSATTPLPATDFAPVICLSNDYQGRHQISKEELEHVLSLKTTFTEAASILSISRPTFYKLLQDYNIPTSKFKSISDQQLDLEVSQIKTQHPNVGEVMLMGHLRSKNIVVQRQRVRDSLRRMDPIGVLARRTTAIARRVYSVPHPNFIWHVDGNHKLIRWKLVVHGAIDGYSRMLMFLHCSNNNRAETVRDLFTAAVGQFGRPLHIRTDHGGENVQIWEDMHVSRGEGSVLTGSSVHNQRIERFNRDLNKNCSHIYAPIFYELESLGILDIDNATDLFCLHYVFLPRINHTLEEFKAGFNNHSISSEGNRTPVQLFTLDNDLPHFHNPELSTAGLVFCSSPNSQRGFSPLNDRDLQELNDAINPLQNDNNNGKTLFQRTQQFIFEKLVNV, encoded by the exons ATGTCCAACGAATCGGCGTTAGCCGAGAGCATCGGCAGAGCCGTCCTGGCGGCTATTCAAAATGTTTCAACAATGACAACAACCGCCTCGGGGCCACCACAGGCCACCTCA GCTCCCACCACTTACAATTACACACCGGGGCCAGCCACACCCACCACCTCCACTGGGACATCATACCGCTCG GGCTCCAGCACCAGCGCTACCACACCTTTACCAGCAACAGACTTCGCTCCAGTGATCTGTCTGTCA AATGACTACCAAGGAAGACATCAGATTTCCAAAGAGGAGCTTGAACATGTTCTTTCACTGAAAACCACCTTTACCGAAGCGGCATCTATTCTTTCAATCTCAAGGCCAACTTTCTACAAGTTACTGCAAGACTATAATATCCCAACATCAAAATTTAAGAGCATCAGTGATCAACAGTTGGATCTTGAAGTGTCACAAATAAAAACTCAACACCCAAATGTTGGAGAAGTGATGCTTATGGGGCATCTCCGTTCCAAAAACATTGTGGTCCAAAGACAACGTGTAAGAGATTCACTGCGAAGGATGGACCCAATTGGTGTCCTAGCCAGGAGAACAACAGCAATAGCTCGCCGAGTATACTCTGTCCCACATCCAAATTTCATATGGCATGTAGATGGAAATCATAAATTGATTAGGTGGAAATTGGTTGTTCATGGTGCCATAGACGGCTACAGTAGGATGCTGATGTTTCTTCACTGCTCCAACAATAATCGTGCTGAAACTGTAAGAGACCTCTTTACTGCAGCTGTTGGACAGTTTGGCAGACCACTGCACATCAGGACTGATCACGGAGGAGAGAACGTTCAGATTTGGGAGGACATGCATGTGAGCAGGGGGGAAGGCTCTGTCTTAACAGGAAGTTCTGTACACAACCAGAGGATTGAGCGTTTTAACCGAGACTTGAACAAAAACTGCAGCCATATTTATGCACCCATTTTTTATGAACTGGAATCCCTGGGTATCCTAGACATAGACAATGCAACAGACCTATTTTGTCTCCATTATGTCTTTCTACCCAGAATCAACCACACTTTGGAAGAATTCAAAGCTGGATTTAACAATCACTCTATATCATCTGAAGGAAATAGAACACCAGTTCAGCTTTTTACTCTGGACAATGATTTGCCTCATTTTCACAACCCAGAACTCTCAACAGCAGGGTTAGTTTTTTGTTCCTCACCAAACTCTCAAAGAGGATTTTCCCCATTGAATGACAGGGATTTGCAAGAACTGAATGATGCCATTAACCCTCttcaaaatgacaacaacaatggCAAAACATTGTTTCAGAGAACACAACAGTTTATTTTTGAGAAACTTGTAAATGTGTGA
- the LOC127953590 gene encoding nuclear GTPase SLIP-GC, translating to MASYGMKRKRDEDQSDSSNRFHSSQLQLTTEIMEKTKNIMSEVVKKIQPLKTTSETTEFHQYIKNIISNMDKSKEKKKTIGILGYTGEGKTTLLNALLGKRYILPSGCNGACTAVVTQVEANLTDHNYTAEIEVISKEEWETQLKDLLSIKKSQSKDKNKDLTDDAIEKITALYGTDAKDKTFEELKKIDIPVFANNKKDVSCIEVSEFASELKRYVQHNTSRTGHWYWPLVKSVKIKIPDCRELLEHIVLVDLPGSGNCNKARANLWKSKLRDCCSVWILSNINRAVNNKDAWEMLNHCYQDMVQAGECRDFNFICTKSDEMDPGEYNSTLEKQIPEDKNQMTNCILHRNKRAKETLEKSLENSEFKNENIHLQVFTVSSKAFFNHNLGVRRDDTEIPQLQDVLKKINKSINQELSRNYIKEASGVLSLIQSFQSDRRKRMAEADMKKGLLLNLEKALEKLEYQFDMLRCFLDKGLSDGVDKSEKSCLDDAKEIISPDLPQGQGGFRKILQDLCRNGGSHTSKAWKRNIDLNKCLAKHMYENMNPRFNLIFPVNTKTGISVQELIDKFSIIQPDTANPPSLILQYINKFIKSQEDKLKELLKHEVVNKKKEIYTSVEATIQNAMASCYKEAAEKTGEGSTKEKQRILKTRIESLKPDIFRNAKKAVLIKTNELMEYIKKSMEFVLKKLIRYSFAKAIQNTMWDVSKEIEELEKLSAQLTDNTG from the exons ATGGCTAGCTATG GTATGAAGAGAAAACGTGATGAGGATCAATCAGATTCAAGTAACAGGTTTCACAGTTCACAGCTACAACTGACAACAG AAATCATGGAGAAGACGAAGAACATCATGTCTGAAGTTGTTAAAAAAATTCAACCCTTGAAAACAACAAGTGAAACTACAGAATTCCATCAATACATTAA aaatattatttcaaacatGGATAAAAGCAAGGAAAAGAAGAAAACCATTGGAATTTTGGGATACACAGGAGAAGGAAAAACCACACTATTAAATGCACTCCTGGGAAAAAGATATATACTGCCATCTGGCTGTAATGGTGCCTGTACAGCTGTTGTTACTCAGGTGGAAGCTAATCTGACCGACCACAACTACACGGCGGAGATTGAAGTCATCTCTAAAGAG GAGTGGGAAACTCAGCTCAAAGATCTTCTCAGTATTAAAAAATCTCAAAGTAAAGACAAGAATAAAGATCTGACTGATGATGCTATAGAAAAGATCACTGCCCTGTATGGAACGGATGCAAAAGATAAAACATTTGAGGAGCTAAAGAAAATTGACATACCTGTATttgctaataataaaaaagatgtgTCCTGCATTGAG GTCTCTGAATTTGCCAGTGAATTAAAGCGTTACGTACAACACAACACATCAAGAACTGGTCACTGGTACTGGCCGCTGGTGAAGAGTGTGAAAATCAAGATTCCAGACTGTCGTGAACTTCTGGAACACATTGTGCTTGTTGATCTTCCAGGGAGTGGAAACTGCAACAAGGCTAGAGCCAACCTGTGGAAATCT AAACTTAGAGACTGCTGCTCAGTGTGGATTTTAAGCAATATCAATCGTGCCGTTAACAACAAAGATGCCTGGGAGATGTTAAATCACTGTTATCAAGACATGGTGCAAGCAGGGGAATGTAGAGATTTTAACTTCATCTGCACCAAGAGCGATGAGATGGATCCAGGAGAATATAATAG TACTTTGGAGAAACAAATACCAGAAGACAAG AACCAGATGACAAACTGCATACTTCACAGAAACAAACGTGCTAAGGAAACATTGGAAAAAAGCTTAGAAAATTCTGAATTCAAG aaTGAAAACATACATCTACAAGTTTTTACTGTAAGCTCAAAGGCATTTTTCAACCATAATTTAGGAGTGAGACGTGATGACACTG AAATCCCACAACTCCAGGATGTTCTGAAGAAGATAAACAAGAGCATCAACCAAGAATTGAGCAGAAATTATATCAAAGAAGCAAGCGGAGTTCTGTCTTTGATCCAAAGTTTCCAGTCGGATAGAAGAAAAAGAATG GCTGAAGCAGATATGAAGAAGGGGTTGCTGCTGAACTTAGAGAAGGCCCTGGAGAAGCTGGAATATCAGTTTGACATGCTTCGTTGTTTCCTGGACAAAGGTCTCTCAGATGGAGTGGACAAATCTGAGAAATCATGTCTTGATGATGCAAAAGAGATAATTTCACCT GATTTGCCTCAAGGTCAAGGGGGATTTCGTAAAATCCTTCAAGATTTGTGCAGAAATGGAGGATCCCACACATCAAAAGCATGGAAAagaaatatagatttaaataagTGCTTGGCCAAACACATGTATGAAAACATGAATCCGAGATTCAACTTAATTTTTCC TGTCAATACCAAAACAGGCATATCAGTGCAAGAACTGATTGATAAATTCAGTATCATTCAGCCGGACACTGCTAACCCCCCATCTCTCATCTTACAGTACATTAACAAGTTCATCAAATCACAG GAAGACAAACTGAAGGAATTACTCAAACATGAAGTTGTTAATAAAAAGAAGGAAATCTACACCTCAGTTGAAGCAACAATTCAGAATGCAATGGCTTCTTGCTATAAAG AAGCTGCAGAGAAAACCGGAGAGGGATCCACAAAGGAGAAGCAGAGAATTCTGAAGACGCGAATTGAGTCATTAAAACCTGACATCTTCAGGAATGCAAAGAAAGCAGTGCTTATAAAGACAAATGAATTGATG GAGTATATAAAGAAAAGTATGGAATTTGTGCTGAAGAAATTAATCCGGTACTCATTTGCAAAAGCAATCCAAAACACCATGTGGG atgtttctaaaGAGATTGAAGAACTGGAGAAGCTTTCAGCGCAACTCACTGACAACACTGGATAA
- the LOC127953722 gene encoding C-factor — protein sequence MAGLKACNALVTGANRGLGLEMVKQLLEACCSNIFAACRDPDGPNSEALRELAKNHPGVVTLVQLDVADPCSIKESAKKVGSLLGKKGLNLLVNNAAVLPQKTMLTTTVEDMQNTFNTNVIGPLFVIREYLPYLRTAAKASGKPGMSCDKAAVINISTDSASMSIMPVLEEPFPFFPYSISKAGLNMLTIYTARDLKADEILCISLHPGWVKTDMGGDMASIDARESVEGMLRVIGGLTEKQNGGFLDFTGETIPW from the exons ATGGCAGGACTGAAGGCATGTAATGCTCTAGTGACGGGGGCCAACCGAGGCTTGGGTTTAGAAATGGTCAAGCAACTCCTGGAGGCCTGTTGCtcaaatatttttgctgcatgTCGTGATCCAGATGGGCCAAACTCTGAG GCACTGAGAGAACTGGCCAAAAATCATCCAGGAGTGGTCACCCTTGTGCAGCTTG ATGTTGCTGATCCATGCAGTATCAAAGAGTCTGCTAAAAAAGTGGGTTCTCTACTGGGGAAGAAGGGCTTGAACCTACTCGTGAATAACGCTGCAGTGTTGCCACAAAAAACCATGCTGACCACCACTGTTGAGGACATGCAGAACACCTTCAACACCAACGTGATAGGACCTTTGTTTGTCATTAGG GAGTACCTGCCATATCTGCGTACGGCAGCTAAAGCCAGTGGCAAACCAGGCATGTCATGTGATAAAGCAGCTGTGATCAACATATCCACGGATTCAGCGTCTATGAGCATCATGCCAGTACTGGAAGAGCCATTCCCATTCTTCCCATACAGCATCAGCAAG GCTGGTCTAAACATGCTGACCATATACACCGCCAGGGACTTAAAGGCAGATGAGATCCTTTGCATTTCGCTTCATCCAGGATGGGTGAAGACAGACATGGGGGGAGATATG GCATCTATTGATGCCAGAGAAAGTGTGGAGGGGATGCTGCGTGTCATTGGAGGCCTTACTGAGAAGCAGAACGGTGGATTCTTAGACTTCACTGGAGAAACAATTCCCTGGTAA